One region of Oryza sativa Japonica Group chromosome 10, ASM3414082v1 genomic DNA includes:
- the LOC4348813 gene encoding uncharacterized protein produces MASRGSGSGSGKGKGKKASGGTRGKGRMPLDGEITERISTLRMANTPRTERLRRNLASLVLRQALQGVYSEILGGYIQSYELDYQDQDGCSFVQGRIFMESPRSGEEGFIQHDATFVVMDEDYETGRIMAQKIYDTTIKFHGYNDVIADIYLVAYCETLGKWVIGYEPFCQYWLESTLAPFYESDTTISAYWRDKIREMTESISYLCTRKVSHGGLANRESYVLDLDSKLKLINVARYSTDGSTTRDDVVDFFDLLCTEDRINASGNGNVEWEGFDYLIKSNSMYNTRFGEWKQANIEPPNFERPFS; encoded by the exons ATGGCTAGTAgaggaagtggaagtggaagcggaaaaggaaaaggaaaaaaagcaaGTGGAGGTACAAGAGGAAAAGGAAGAATGCCACTAGATGGAGAAATCACTGAAAGAATTAGCACGCTGCGCATGGCAAATACTCCACGCACTGAACGTCTTAGAAGAAATTTGGCATCACTAGTGTTACGCCAGGCGCTTCAGGGTGTATATTCG GAAATTCTCGGCGGGTATATCCAATCATATGAGTTGGACTATCAGGATCAGGATGGATGCTCGTTTGTTCAAGGTAGAATTTTTATGGAGTCACCACGAAGTGGAGAAGAAGGGTTCATTCAACATGATGCAACATTTGTTGTCATGGATGAAGATTATGAAACTGGAAGGATTATGGCCCAAAAGATCTATGATACCACTATCAAGTTTCATGGATACAACGATGTCATTGCAGATATCTATCTAGTTGCCTACTGTGAAACACTTGGTAAATGGGTTATTGGATATGAGCCTTTTTGCCAGTACTGGCTTGAAAGTACCCTTGCACCATTTTATGAGAGTGATACTACAATTTCAGCATACTGGAGAGATAAAATCAG GGAAATGACTGAAAGCATATCATATTTATGCACAAGAAAAGTGAGTCATGGTGGATTAGCAAATCGAGAGAGTTATGTGCTTGACTTGGACTCAAAATTAAAATTGATTAATGTGGCAAGGTATTCAACTGATGGTAGCACAACTCGTGACGATGTCGTGGACTTCTTTGACCTTTTATGCACGGAAGACAGGATTAATGCTTCAGGGAATGGAAATGTGGAGTGGGAAGGATTTGACTACTTGATCAAGTCTAATTCGATGTATAACACCAG GTTCGGCGAGTGGAAACAAGCAAATATTGAACCACCCAATTTTGAAAGACCATTCAGCTGA
- the LOC136351096 gene encoding tetratricopeptide repeat domain-containing protein PYG7, chloroplastic → MATPSTSASGPAPAPAPASSAFPLTAAARFLRVSAFSSTRAFALAERRRTPRCRLSEVGGGDRSVAAGRSPGPRSFHGLVLSGNAEGAMQSLRRELSSGMHPLRENFVALVHVFAKNDLTTKGMEILAAMERQSIKSEADTFRPAKIQEAFGMRRCSKSLLQLGTLPCCTMAWLSFAQTAQASEGTNINMVYEVGELFELGIQLSYLLILLGLLGAGTFFVIRQVLVRRELDLSAKELQEQVRSGDASATEYFELGAVMLRRKFYPAAIKYLQQAIQKWDRDEQDLAQVYNALGVSYKRDNKLDKSIQQFEKAVELQPGYVTAWNNLGDAYEQKKDLKSALKAFEEVLLFDPNNTVARPRRDDLKQRVGMYKGVPVKSEKR, encoded by the exons ATGGCCaccccctccacctccgcctccggccccgcccccgccccagcgccggcctcctccgcctttcccctcaccgccgccgcgcgtttCCTCCGCGTCTCTGCCTTCTCCAGCACGCGCGCTTTCGCCCTCGCTGAGCGGCGCCGCACTCCGCGGTGCCGGCTatccgaggtgggaggcggcgacCGCTCGGTAGCCGCTGGCCGCTCACCCGGCCCCCGTTCCTTCCACGGTCTCGTTCTCTCCGGCAATGCAGAAGGAGCC ATGCAATCTCTTAGAAGAGAGCTAAGTTCTGGGATGCACCCTTTACGCGAAAACTTTGTGGCTTTAGTCCATGTTTTTGCCAAGAATGATCTTACTACCAAGGGCATGGAGATTCTTGCAGCTATGGAGAG GCAGAGCATCAAAAGTGAAGCGGATACTTTTCGTCCAGCAAAAATACAAG AAGCTTTTGGCATGAGGAGATGCAGCAAATCGCTGCTGCAACTTGGTACACTTCCATGTTGCACTATGGCATGGTTAAGTTTTGCACAAACAGCACAGGCTAGTGAAGGAACAAATATAAACATGGTTTATGAGGTTGGGGAGCTATTTGAGCTTGGAATTCAGTTGTCTTATCTTCTCATACTACTTGGTCTTCTTGGAGCTGGTACATTTTTTGTCATTCGTCAAGTTCTTGTCCGTAGAGAGCTTGATCTTTCTGCCAAAGAGTTGCAG GAACAAGTGAGAAGTGGTGATGCAAGTGCTACTGAGTATTTTGAGCTTGGAGCAGTCATGCTACGGAGAAAATTTTACCCTGCTGCTATCAAATATCTACAGCAAGCAATCCAAAAATGGGATAGGGATGAGCAAGATCTTGCACAG GTATACAATGCCCTGGGAGTCAGCTACAAGCGAGATAACAAACTTGACAAGTCGATCCAGCAATTTGAGAAGGCTGTTGAGCTTCAGCCAGGCTATGTGACAGCTTGGAACAACCTCGGGGACGCATATGAGCAAAAGAAAGATCTGAAGTCTGCGCTCAAGGCATTCGAGGAGGTACTCCTATTTGATCCAAACAACACGGTCGCCAGGCCACGCCGAGATGACCTAAAGCAGCGTGTGGGCATGTACAAGGGAGTCCCAGTGAAGTCAGAAAAACGATAG